From a single Rutidosis leptorrhynchoides isolate AG116_Rl617_1_P2 chromosome 5, CSIRO_AGI_Rlap_v1, whole genome shotgun sequence genomic region:
- the LOC139846645 gene encoding exocyst complex component EXO70C2-like yields the protein MEDQDLPPPDTTNQTSDNQTPQIDNQPTTATSQDVKLHEKIDQFISLLDSDDQSTPPEIVESVHNFADLLDVNIVEYESGSKKWNQLEEDESSSFSFIESIDRTSKLLKSLSNFHSDENYSAAVNRISGIQQRAMSIMEDEFKSILDDYQTSYDRDQENYKIEEAKTKQLTSSASNVGEASSASSETELPDQSNQSKTEKDEFLGYSDEMILNLNKLADGLIQGGHEIECSEIYLFVRRNAIEQNLKVFSFEKISIDEMQKMQWDQIEKEVGSWMNMFKCFCDSLLPSERKLLDSVFSHHSAIADCLFGNLSRIVLFYFLGFAEAVMMTKRSAEKVFKFLDIYETLRDSITKVENLLSDEYLNPFKSAVSLINTTLGESIYNIFIELEHSIKADSAKTPVPGGAVHPLTRYTMNYLKYACEYSDTLEQVFKEHRRIDRADSVTESENDPSFNENETPFQSQLVKIMDLLDANLETKSRLYRDNALSLIFMMNNGRYILQKTKGTGEMRTLMGDPWVRRRSSDIRSYHTNYKRETWTKLLNCLNHEGLSVNGKVMKPVLKERFKSFNAMFDEIHRTQTTWVVSDEQLQSELRVSISAIVIPAYRSFMGRFSQVFTPGRQTEKYIKYQPEDIETCIEELFDGNAAQTSKKR from the coding sequence ATGGAGGATCAAGATCTACCACCTCCAGACACCACCAACCAAACTTCTGATAATCAGACACCACAAATCGACAACCAACCGACAACCGCTACATCTCAAGACGTTAAACTTCACGAAAAAATCGATCAATTCATTTCCCTATTAGACTCCGATGATCAATCAACACCGCCTGAAATCGTTGAATCTGTTCACAATTTCGCTGATCTTCTCGATGTTAACATCGTCGAATACGAATCCGGTTCCAAAAAATGGAATCAGCTCGAAGAAGATGAATCATCTTCGTTTTCTTTCATCGAATCCATTGATCGAACATCGAAGCTTTTGAAATCGTTATCGAATTTTCATTCCGATGAAAATTACTCCGCTGCGGTTAACAGGATTAGCGGTATCCAGCAACGTGCAATGTCGATAATGGAAGACGAATTTAAATCGATCCTCGACGATTATCAAACGTCATACGATCGAGATCAGGAGAATTATAAAATCGAAGAAGCGAAAACGAAACAGCTTACGTCATCTGCTAGTAACGTTGGAGAGGCGTCGTCGGCGTCGTCTGAAACGGAGTTACCGGATCAATCTAATCAATCAAAAACAGAGAAAGATGAGTTTTTAGGTTATTCAGATGAGATGATATTGAATCTGAATAAATTAGCTGACGGATTGATTCAAGGAGGTCATGAAATAGAGTGTAGTGAAATTTATTTATTCGTTCGACGAAACGCAATCGAACAGAACTTGAAGGTATTctcatttgaaaaaatttcaattgaTGAAATGCAGAAGATGCAATGGGATCAAATTGAGAAAGAGGTCGGTTCATGGATGAATATGTTTAAATGTTTTTGTGATTCGTTATTACCTAGCGAACGGAAGCTTCTAGACTCTGTGTTTTCTCATCATTCCGCCATTGCTGATTGCTTGTTCGGCAATTTATCGAGAATTGTACTTTTTTATTTTCTCGGTTTTGCAGAAGCGGTTATGATGACGAAACGATCAGCTGAAAAAGTGTTTAAGTTTCTAGATATTTACGAGACGTTACGAGATAGCATCACTAAGGTTGAAAATTTGTTATCTGATGAGTATTTGAATCCGTTTAAATCCGCTGTTTCATTGATTAATACAACGCTTGGTGAGTCTATATACAATATCTTTATAGAACTCGAACACTCAATAAAAGCTGACTCAGCGAAAACGCCGGTTCCTGGTGGAGCGGTTCATCCGTTAACTCGTTACACGATGAATTATCTAAAGTACGCGTGCGAGTATAGCGACACGTTGGAGCAGGTGTTTAAAGAGCATAGGAGAATCGATCGAGCGGATTCAGTTACAGAATCGGAGAATGATCCGAGTTTTAATGAGAATGAAACACCGTTTCAGTCACAATTAGTCAAAATTATGGATCTGCTAGACGCGAATTTAGAAACGAAATCTAGGTTGTATAGAGATAATGCGTTGAGTTTGATTTTTATGATGAATAATGGAAGATACATATTGCAGAAAACAAAAGGGACAGGTGAAATGAGGACTTTAATGGGGGATCCATGGGTCAGAAGACGGTCTTCGGATATAAGAAGTTATCATACGAATTATAAGCGTGAAACGTGGACGAAATTGTTGAATTGTTTGAATCACGAAGGATTAAGCGTAAATGGGAAGGTAATGAAGCCGGTTTTGAAAGAACGGTTCAAGAGTTTTAACGCGATGTTTGACGAGATACATAGAACACAAACCACTTGGGTCGTTAGCGACGAGCAATTGCAATCGGAACTTAGGGTTTCGATATCGGCTATTGTGATACCGGCTTACAGATCGTTTATGGGGAGGTTTAGTCAAGTTTTTACACCAGGAAGGCAAACGGAGAAGTATATAAAGTATCAGCCAGAAGATATAGAAACATGTATTGAAGAGTTGTTTGATGGGAATGCAGCTCAAACAAGCAAAAAGAGATAG
- the LOC139849782 gene encoding uncharacterized protein — translation MHIEKNVFENIFETVMDIEGKTIDNAKAREDIKIYCKRKDLEKNESMGKYPKACYSLGKKEKKVVCDWVAKLNFPDGYVSNMSRFIDMQKYKLFGMKSHDCHVFMQRLIPIAFRELLPVTVWKALIKVEDMLRLNEDIPVILCKLEGIFPPSLFDSMEHLPVHLAYEARVAGPVQYRWMYPFERYLGKLKKKVTNKAKVEGSIANAYLIEETSMFCSHYFEPHVSTKMNVITPRNDDGGDVEQCDGNISIFMSPGRLSGSRKKRRLIDQEYDAARIYVLLNCVEIEEYVKIFVEEKKTSEPNLTDQQIESRLHSDFANWFKIYAHNSNNVDNRIIKDVALGPLRNVTTYPVYFVNGYKFHTRDHGSNRSTFNSGVCLKGSSYGNLSSDYYGILVEIVQLEYPALPIKSVVLFKCDWFDPTPNVGVKIHKEYNLVDVNHKRRFKMYEPFILASQSLQVYYASYPTLRRGKVKPRPNIDLPIDSMAFQDDEVEAHSVDVVDQVSTPLNDPSGVLVDIDDGNDDVQFGEDDDDTDT, via the exons ATGCATATTGAGAAAAACGTTTTTGAGAACATATTTGAAACAGTGATGGATATCGAAGGAAAAACAATAGATAACGCAAAAGCAAGAGAGGATATAAAGATTTATTGCAAACGGAAGGATTTAGAGAAAAACGAATCAATGGGAAAATATCCAAAAGCATGTTATAGCTTAGGGAAAAAGGAGAAAAAGGTTGTGTGTGATTGGGTTGCAAAACTTAATTTTCCCGATGGGTATGTTTCAAATATGTCGAGGTTCATTGACATGCAGAAGTACAAGCTTTTTGGGATGAAAAGTCATGACTGTCATGTGTTTATGCAACGATTGATCCCAATAGCTTTTCGTGAATTATTGCCGGTCACAGTCTGGAAAGCTTTGATTAAAGTTGAGGACATGTTGAGACTTAATGAAGATATTCCTGTTATTTTGTGCAAATTGGAAGGAATATTTCCTCCTAGTTTATTCGACTCTATGGAACACCTACCTGTACATTTAGCTTATGAAGCAAGAGTTGCAGGGCCAGTTCAATATCGTTGGATGTACCCATTTGAAAG ATATCTGGGAAAATTGAAAAAGAAAGTTACCAATAAAGCTAAGGTTGAAGGCTCAATTGCCAATGCCTATTTGATTGAAGAAACATCAATGTTTTGTTCACATTATTTTGAGCCCCATGTTAGCACAAAGATGAATGTAATTACCCCTCGTAACGATGATGGTGGTGACGTGGAACAATGTGACGGGAATATCTCCATATTTATGTCTCCTGGTAGATTATCGGGAAGCCGAAAAAAAAGACGGTTAATTGATCAGGAATATGATGCTGCAAGGATATATGTTTTACTAAATTGTGTTGAGATTGAAGAATATGTCAA AATTTTTGTTGAAGAGAAAAAGACGAGTGAACCAAATTTAACTGATCAACAAATTGAGAGTAGGCTACATAGTGACTTTGCAAATTGGTTTAAAATTTAT GCACACAATTCAAACAATGTTGATAATCGAATAATCAAGGATGTTGCTTTAGGTCCTTTGAGAAATGTGACTACTTACCCAGTTTATTTTGTTAATGGGTATAAATTCCATACAAGAGATCATGGTTCGAATAGATCAACCTTCAACAGTGGGGTATGCCTAAAAGGTTCTAGTTATGGTAATTTATCAAGTGATTATTATGGTATTTTAGTTGAGATTGTGCAACTGGAATATCCTGCCTTACCTATTAAAAGTGTCGTTTTGTTTAAATGTGATTGGTTTGATCCAACTCCAAATGTTGGGGTGAAGATTCATAAGGAGTATAATTTAGTTGATGTGAACCATAAAAGAAGGTTTAAGATGTATGAACCTTTTATTTTGGCTAGTCAATCATTACAAGTCTATTATGCATCTTATCCGACCTTGAGACGTGGTAAAGTCAAACCAAGACCAAATATTGATCTTCCTATAGATAGCATGGCTTTCCAAGATGACGAAGTAGAAGCACATTCGGTTGATGTGGTTGATCAGGTATCAACACCATTGAATGATCCAAGTGGTGTTCTAGTTGATATAGATGATGGCAATGATGATGTGCAGTTTGGAGAAGATGATGATGACACTGACACctag